From a region of the Haloferax volcanii DS2 genome:
- a CDS encoding multiprotein bridging factor aMBF1 — MPQCEMCGSDQASLKTVKVEGAELQLCDDCAEFGTEVRTESTSSASTKYSTTSSSGSNSSRSSGSSSSSSSKTRRRDMFDDMDEIATDYDDRIRQARESRGLSQEELAQSLNEKASLIRKIERGDIMPPDSVRKKIERKLDISLVEGESDDDSEWSGGGSTTTTLGDVIKRKD; from the coding sequence ATGCCTCAGTGCGAGATGTGCGGCTCCGACCAAGCCTCTCTGAAGACTGTGAAGGTCGAAGGCGCAGAACTGCAGCTGTGTGACGACTGCGCCGAGTTCGGCACGGAGGTCCGCACCGAGTCGACTTCCAGTGCGAGCACGAAGTACTCCACCACCTCCTCGTCGGGCTCGAACTCCTCTCGCTCCTCGGGGTCGTCTTCCTCCTCGTCGTCGAAGACGCGCCGCCGCGACATGTTCGACGACATGGACGAAATCGCGACCGACTACGACGACCGCATCCGGCAGGCGCGGGAGTCGCGCGGGCTGAGCCAAGAAGAGCTCGCCCAGTCGCTCAACGAGAAGGCGAGCCTCATCCGCAAGATCGAACGCGGCGACATCATGCCGCCGGACTCCGTCCGGAAGAAAATCGAGCGCAAGCTCGACATCTCGCTGGTCGAAGGCGAGAGCGACGACGACTCCGAGTGGTCCGGCGGCGGCTCCACGACCACCACCCTCGGCGACGTGATCAAACGGAAGGACTAA
- a CDS encoding thiamine pyrophosphate-dependent enzyme, with protein sequence MSAFSAIGEETEQDQNEFTPGLEPQPTWCPGCGDFGVLKALKGAAAELGLSPDEMMVTTGIGCSGKLNSYFNSYGFHTIHGRSLPIARAAKLANPGLTVVAAGGDGDGYGIGGNHFMHTARENHDITYIVFNNEIFGLTKGQTSPTSPMGHKSKTQPHGSAKTPLRPLSMSLNAGASYVARTAAVNPNQAKDIIVEAIQHDGFSHVDFLTQCPTWNKDARQYVPYIDINDSDDYEFDNTNRSEASEMMFETENALHEGTVLTGRYYVDEDRPSYQQEKQRIGEMPEEPLAERYFDDSYEWERTFDNFLDKHK encoded by the coding sequence ATGAGTGCATTCAGCGCAATCGGTGAAGAAACGGAGCAGGACCAAAACGAGTTCACCCCCGGACTCGAACCCCAGCCGACGTGGTGTCCGGGCTGCGGTGACTTCGGTGTCCTCAAGGCGCTCAAGGGCGCGGCGGCCGAACTCGGCCTCTCGCCCGACGAGATGATGGTGACGACCGGTATCGGCTGTTCCGGCAAGCTCAACAGCTACTTCAACAGCTACGGGTTCCACACCATCCACGGTCGCTCGCTGCCCATCGCCCGCGCCGCGAAGCTGGCGAACCCCGGTCTGACCGTGGTCGCCGCCGGCGGCGACGGCGACGGCTACGGCATCGGTGGCAACCACTTCATGCACACCGCTCGTGAGAACCACGACATCACCTACATCGTGTTCAACAACGAGATCTTCGGCCTCACGAAGGGCCAGACCTCGCCCACCTCGCCGATGGGTCACAAGTCGAAGACCCAACCCCACGGCTCGGCCAAGACGCCGCTGCGCCCGCTTTCGATGTCCCTGAACGCCGGGGCGTCGTACGTCGCGCGGACCGCGGCCGTCAACCCGAACCAGGCGAAGGACATCATCGTGGAAGCCATCCAGCACGACGGCTTCTCCCACGTCGACTTCCTCACGCAGTGTCCGACGTGGAACAAGGACGCCCGTCAGTACGTCCCGTACATCGACATCAACGACTCCGACGACTACGAGTTCGACAACACGAACCGCTCGGAGGCCTCCGAGATGATGTTCGAGACGGAAAACGCCCTCCACGAGGGCACCGTCCTCACCGGCCGGTACTACGTCGACGAAGACCGCCCGTCCTACCAGCAGGAGAAACAGCGCATCGGCGAGATGCCCGAAGAGCCGCTCGCGGAGCGCTACTTCGACGACTCCTACGAGTGGGAGCGGACGTTCGACAACTTCCTCGACAAGCACAAGTAA
- the dinB gene encoding DNA polymerase IV — MVEETLPGTADDDGPDSIVLHVDMDCFYAACERLREPELEGEPVVVGMGYEPGEGHGAVATASYEAREFGVDSAQPISTALERLPRIDDLGPGDDPAAAGHYRTVDLEFYKSVAADVKAILHDCADVVREVSIDEAYLDVTDRTAWDLAASGDRTLAEGFARYVKQRIAREVGVAASIGVAPNMSTAKIASDFDKPDGLVVVRPGEVRSFLAPISVEEVHGVGPVTARKLGSLGIETAGDLADADAAVLEAEFGSRGRELHERARGYDDRAVTPTGRPKSLSRESAFTDPTDDIKDKREVVRALAADVADRARSRGAMYRTIGIKVVVPPFDINTRATSLSGPVDDPELVESVALDLLDAEFAETTVRKLGVRVSKLSFADADQSSLDGWESAEAGETGGDGDERVSDEPPNTGGEAPSRGGQSSLVEFD, encoded by the coding sequence ATGGTGGAGGAGACGCTGCCGGGCACGGCCGACGACGACGGTCCCGACAGCATCGTCCTTCACGTCGACATGGACTGCTTTTACGCCGCCTGCGAGCGCCTGCGCGAACCCGAACTCGAAGGCGAGCCGGTGGTCGTCGGCATGGGCTACGAGCCCGGCGAGGGCCACGGCGCGGTCGCCACCGCGAGCTACGAGGCCCGCGAGTTCGGCGTCGACAGCGCCCAGCCGATTTCGACGGCGCTCGAACGCCTCCCGCGCATCGACGACCTCGGGCCCGGCGACGACCCCGCGGCGGCGGGCCACTACCGCACCGTCGACCTCGAATTCTACAAGAGCGTCGCCGCCGACGTGAAGGCGATTCTCCACGACTGCGCCGACGTGGTCCGCGAGGTGAGCATCGACGAGGCCTACCTCGACGTGACCGACCGGACCGCGTGGGACCTCGCGGCCTCGGGCGACCGGACGCTGGCGGAGGGCTTCGCCCGCTACGTGAAACAGCGCATCGCCCGCGAGGTCGGCGTCGCGGCCTCCATCGGCGTCGCGCCGAACATGTCGACCGCGAAAATCGCCTCCGACTTCGACAAACCCGACGGGCTGGTCGTCGTCCGCCCCGGCGAGGTGCGGTCGTTTCTCGCGCCCATCTCGGTCGAGGAGGTCCACGGCGTCGGCCCCGTGACGGCCCGAAAGCTCGGGTCGCTCGGTATCGAGACGGCGGGCGATCTCGCCGACGCCGACGCCGCGGTCCTCGAAGCCGAGTTCGGCTCCCGCGGCCGCGAACTCCACGAGCGGGCGCGCGGCTACGACGACCGGGCGGTCACGCCGACGGGCCGGCCCAAGAGCCTCTCGCGGGAGTCGGCGTTCACCGACCCGACGGACGACATCAAAGACAAACGGGAGGTCGTCCGCGCCCTCGCGGCCGACGTGGCCGACCGCGCGCGCTCTCGCGGGGCGATGTACCGGACCATCGGCATCAAGGTGGTCGTCCCGCCGTTCGACATCAACACGCGAGCCACGTCGCTTTCCGGGCCCGTCGACGACCCCGAACTCGTCGAGTCGGTCGCGCTCGACCTGCTCGACGCCGAGTTCGCGGAGACGACCGTCCGAAAGCTCGGCGTCCGCGTCTCGAAGCTCTCCTTCGCGGACGCCGACCAGTCGAGCCTCGACGGCTGGGAGTCCGCGGAGGCGGGCGAGACGGGCGGCGACGGCGACGAGCGCGTGAGCGACGAGCCCCCGAACACCGGCGGCGAGGCCCCCTCGCGGGGCGGCCAGTCGTCGCTCGTCGAGTTCGACTGA
- a CDS encoding 2-oxoacid:acceptor oxidoreductase subunit alpha yields the protein MTDHELIWRIAGGSGDGIASTSQNFAKALMRAGLHVFTHRHYPSRIRGGHTYTEVRVSADPVKSRGDGYNFLLALGDSFARNPSEGAYYGNEEIKPLSENLDELDEGGVIVYDSGLLDASEIEDFDERVEENDWHVYDIDLRTIAREHGREVMRNTAGVAVTCAIAGIEPDVIKSLMSDAMPDKILEPNLTVFDDAYGMVQEEYDVEAPDVSAPTGEHDEEQVLLSGSDAIAYGAIDEGCRFIAGYPMTPWTEVFTIMTQNLPELGGISEQVEDEIAAAALAIGASHAGVKAMSGSSGGGFSLMSEPLGLAEITETPLVLVEAMRAGPSTGMPTKPEQSDLEHVLYTSQGDSHRIVFAPGNAAEAYYQTRKAFQIAYEYQIPSIVLYDQKLGGELSNVPASVFDEEPNADLGSVLTEAELEDAPHDDSGKYQRFQHDTENGVSPRSLPGQKGGRYLATGNEHMPAGHISESPENRVAQMNRRMQKVDNIRAELDADGEFNTVHGDEDADLGLITFGSQQGTVEEAADVLNEKGHSVKVLGVSEMMPFPKQEVADFLDSVDEALVVEMTASAQFRGLISKELGGYGDQMSSLLKYNGNPFEPADIIEGFETALLEGEELPDNRTKFVPKVGE from the coding sequence ATGACTGACCACGAACTTATCTGGCGTATCGCAGGGGGTTCCGGTGACGGTATCGCCTCGACGAGCCAGAACTTCGCCAAAGCCCTGATGCGAGCGGGGCTACACGTTTTCACGCATCGACACTATCCGTCGCGCATCCGCGGTGGCCACACGTACACGGAAGTGCGCGTCAGCGCCGACCCCGTCAAGTCCCGCGGCGACGGGTACAACTTCCTCCTCGCGCTCGGTGACTCCTTCGCCCGCAACCCGAGCGAGGGTGCCTACTACGGCAACGAGGAGATCAAGCCGCTGTCGGAGAACCTCGACGAACTCGACGAAGGCGGCGTCATCGTCTACGACTCCGGCCTGCTCGACGCCTCCGAAATCGAGGACTTCGACGAGCGCGTCGAAGAGAACGACTGGCACGTCTACGACATCGACCTGCGCACCATCGCCCGCGAGCACGGTCGCGAGGTCATGCGCAACACCGCCGGTGTCGCCGTTACGTGCGCCATCGCCGGCATCGAACCCGACGTCATCAAGAGCCTGATGTCGGACGCGATGCCCGACAAGATTCTCGAACCCAACCTGACCGTCTTCGACGACGCCTACGGGATGGTCCAAGAGGAGTACGACGTCGAGGCTCCCGACGTGTCCGCGCCGACCGGCGAACACGACGAAGAGCAGGTGCTTCTCTCCGGCTCCGACGCCATCGCGTACGGTGCCATCGACGAAGGCTGCCGCTTCATCGCGGGCTACCCGATGACCCCGTGGACGGAAGTCTTCACCATCATGACCCAGAACCTCCCCGAGCTCGGCGGCATCTCCGAGCAGGTGGAGGACGAAATCGCCGCGGCCGCGCTGGCAATCGGTGCCTCTCACGCGGGCGTCAAGGCGATGTCCGGGTCGTCCGGTGGCGGCTTCTCGCTCATGTCCGAGCCGCTCGGTCTCGCGGAAATCACCGAGACGCCGCTCGTGCTCGTCGAGGCCATGCGCGCCGGCCCCTCGACGGGGATGCCGACGAAGCCCGAGCAGTCCGACCTCGAACACGTTCTGTACACCTCGCAGGGCGACTCCCACCGCATCGTCTTCGCGCCCGGCAACGCCGCCGAGGCGTACTACCAGACGCGCAAGGCGTTCCAGATCGCCTACGAGTACCAGATTCCGTCCATCGTCCTCTACGACCAGAAGCTCGGCGGCGAGCTCTCGAACGTCCCGGCGTCGGTCTTCGACGAGGAGCCGAACGCCGACCTCGGCTCGGTCCTGACGGAAGCGGAACTCGAAGACGCGCCGCACGACGACTCCGGCAAGTACCAGCGCTTCCAGCACGACACCGAAAACGGCGTCTCGCCGCGGTCGCTGCCGGGCCAGAAGGGCGGTCGCTACCTCGCAACGGGTAACGAGCACATGCCCGCGGGTCACATCTCGGAGTCCCCCGAGAACCGCGTCGCGCAGATGAACCGCCGCATGCAGAAGGTCGACAACATCCGCGCCGAACTCGACGCCGACGGCGAGTTCAACACGGTCCACGGCGACGAAGACGCCGACCTCGGCCTCATCACCTTCGGCAGCCAGCAGGGCACCGTCGAAGAGGCCGCCGACGTTCTCAACGAGAAGGGCCACTCGGTCAAGGTCCTCGGCGTCTCCGAGATGATGCCGTTCCCGAAACAGGAGGTCGCGGACTTCCTCGACAGCGTCGACGAGGCGCTCGTCGTCGAGATGACCGCCTCCGCCCAGTTCCGCGGACTCATCTCCAAGGAACTCGGCGGCTACGGCGACCAGATGTCGAGTCTCCTCAAGTACAACGGCAACCCGTTCGAGCCCGCCGACATCATCGAGGGCTTCGAGACGGCGCTCCTCGAAGGCGAGGAGCTCCCAGACAACCGCACGAAGTTCGTCCCCAAGGTGGGTGAATAA
- the aroC gene encoding chorismate synthase, whose translation MNGNEFGRLFRMTTYGESHGDAMGVTISGCPAGVELSVEDVQAELDRRKPGQSMITTSRGEPDAVVVNSGVQDGYTTGTPIGMVVQNKDARSGKYEPYVTAPRPSHGDFTYSAKFGTRNWGGGGRSSARETVNWVAAGAVAKQVIEQSDHDIEIKAHVNQIGDVEAPEVSFDEMREHTEENDVRCAHPETAAEMQELIEEYQKEGDSIGGSIYFEAQGVPRGLGAPRFDSFSARLGQALMSVPAATAFEFGLGREAREWTGHDRNENWEFDEEGDPRPVGNNHGGIQGGITTGEPVYGELTLHAPTSIPKKQRTVDWETGEEKEIQVVGRHDPVLPPRGVPVVEAMLYVTVLDFMLLGGRINPDRLDGRAGEYDTPYHPSSPDNE comes from the coding sequence ATGAACGGCAACGAATTCGGTCGTCTCTTTCGGATGACCACCTACGGCGAGAGCCACGGCGACGCGATGGGCGTCACGATATCCGGCTGTCCCGCCGGCGTGGAGCTGTCGGTCGAAGACGTACAGGCGGAACTGGACCGGCGGAAACCCGGCCAGTCGATGATTACGACGAGCCGCGGCGAACCGGACGCCGTCGTCGTCAACTCCGGCGTGCAGGACGGCTACACGACGGGTACGCCCATCGGGATGGTCGTCCAGAACAAGGACGCCCGCTCGGGCAAGTACGAGCCGTACGTGACCGCGCCGCGGCCCTCCCACGGCGACTTCACGTACTCGGCGAAGTTCGGCACGCGCAACTGGGGCGGCGGCGGGCGCTCCTCGGCGCGCGAGACGGTGAACTGGGTCGCCGCCGGCGCGGTGGCCAAGCAGGTCATCGAGCAGAGCGACCACGACATCGAAATCAAGGCGCACGTCAACCAAATCGGCGACGTGGAAGCGCCCGAGGTGTCGTTCGACGAGATGCGCGAGCACACGGAGGAAAACGACGTTCGCTGCGCGCACCCCGAGACGGCGGCGGAGATGCAGGAGCTCATCGAGGAGTACCAGAAGGAAGGCGACTCCATCGGCGGCTCGATTTACTTCGAGGCGCAGGGCGTCCCGCGCGGCCTCGGCGCGCCGCGGTTCGACTCCTTTTCCGCGCGGCTCGGACAGGCGCTCATGTCGGTGCCGGCGGCGACGGCGTTCGAGTTCGGCCTCGGCCGCGAGGCCCGCGAGTGGACCGGCCACGACCGCAACGAGAACTGGGAGTTCGACGAGGAGGGCGACCCCCGACCCGTCGGCAACAACCACGGTGGCATCCAGGGCGGCATCACCACCGGCGAGCCGGTGTACGGCGAACTGACGCTCCACGCGCCCACGTCCATCCCGAAGAAACAGCGGACCGTCGACTGGGAGACCGGCGAGGAAAAGGAGATTCAGGTCGTCGGCCGGCACGACCCCGTGCTCCCGCCCCGCGGCGTCCCCGTCGTCGAGGCGATGCTCTACGTGACCGTCCTCGACTTCATGCTCCTCGGCGGACGCATCAACCCCGACCGCCTCGACGGGCGGGCCGGCGAGTACGACACCCCGTACCACCCGTCGAGTCCCGACAACGAGTAG
- the tpiA gene encoding triose-phosphate isomerase has translation MFILVNLKAYPCDPIEVATAARDVAEASGVRIAVSPQAADISRVADTGVETWAQHVDPNGHGSHTGSTLAEAVAEAGAVGTLINHSEKRLKLADIDGSVQAAERAGLETCVCANNPAQIGAVSALGPDSVAVEPPELIGGDVSVATADPGIVTDAVDAAANVDEDVEVYCGAGISTGDDVVTAEELGASGILLASGVAKADDPRAALEDLVSGL, from the coding sequence GTGTTCATCCTAGTCAACCTCAAGGCGTACCCGTGTGACCCCATCGAAGTCGCCACCGCCGCGCGCGACGTGGCCGAGGCGTCCGGCGTCCGCATCGCCGTCTCCCCGCAGGCGGCCGACATCTCCCGCGTCGCAGACACCGGCGTCGAGACGTGGGCCCAGCACGTGGACCCGAACGGCCACGGCAGCCACACCGGCAGCACCCTCGCCGAGGCCGTCGCCGAGGCCGGCGCGGTCGGCACGCTCATCAACCACTCCGAAAAGCGCCTGAAGCTCGCTGACATCGACGGCTCCGTCCAAGCCGCCGAGCGAGCGGGCCTCGAAACCTGCGTCTGCGCCAACAACCCCGCCCAAATCGGTGCGGTCTCCGCGCTCGGCCCCGACTCGGTCGCCGTCGAGCCGCCGGAACTCATCGGCGGCGACGTCTCCGTCGCGACGGCCGACCCCGGCATCGTCACCGACGCCGTCGACGCCGCGGCCAACGTGGACGAGGACGTGGAGGTCTACTGCGGCGCTGGCATCTCGACCGGCGACGACGTGGTGACCGCCGAGGAACTCGGCGCGTCCGGCATCCTGCTGGCCTCCGGCGTCGCCAAGGCCGACGACCCGCGCGCGGCGCTCGAAGACCTCGTCTCCGGGCTGTAA
- the lrpA1 gene encoding HTH-type transcriptional regulator LrpA1, which yields METTSTEGRILAVLEEDAKASYAQIADRADVSKPTVRKYIRKLEDDGVIIGYSADIDPKKLAGQSIAMVGIDATSERYVEVTRILKELDSVEALYTSSGDHMLMAEVRAVDGDSLGDVISDEILSIDGVTAAHPSFLQERLK from the coding sequence ATGGAAACCACGTCCACGGAGGGACGCATCCTCGCGGTCTTGGAGGAAGACGCGAAAGCGTCGTACGCCCAGATTGCAGACCGGGCGGACGTGTCGAAGCCGACGGTTCGGAAGTACATCCGCAAACTCGAAGACGACGGCGTCATCATCGGCTACTCCGCCGACATCGACCCGAAGAAACTCGCCGGACAGTCCATCGCCATGGTCGGCATCGACGCGACCAGCGAGCGCTACGTCGAGGTCACGCGCATCCTCAAGGAACTCGACTCGGTGGAGGCGCTCTACACCTCTTCCGGCGACCATATGCTGATGGCCGAGGTCCGCGCCGTCGACGGCGACTCCCTCGGCGACGTCATCTCCGACGAGATTCTGTCTATCGACGGCGTCACGGCCGCACACCCCTCGTTCCTCCAAGAGCGACTGAAGTAA
- the aroA gene encoding 3-phosphoshikimate 1-carboxyvinyltransferase — MDAHVTPSRVAGRTRAPPSKSYTHRAVLAAGYSDEAVVRDALVSADTKATMRAVEAFGGSVDCDGQTVEVAGFGGRPGTPDDVVNCENSGTTMRLVTGCAALGEGLTVLTGDASLRSRPHGPLLDAVFDLDGRAESTRRNGQAPLVVGDGMTGGTVEIPGDVSSQFITALLMAGAVTEEGIDVELTTELKSSPYVDITLELLADFGVEATRTDAGFSVPGGQSYAPEGGAYSVPGDFSSLSYLLAAGAVAGAEGEDVVIEGARPSAQGDSAIVDIVRDMGATVDWDEDAGELVVSAADLTGTTVDVGDTPDLLPTIAVLGAIADGDTVIENCEHVRFKETDRVSAMAEELAEMGANVTEQRDRLTIHGGETDLVGAAVDGRGDHRIVMSLAVAGLVADGETTIAGSEHVDVSFPNFFEAMRDLGAEMTEH; from the coding sequence ATGGACGCGCACGTCACCCCGTCTCGGGTCGCCGGACGCACCCGAGCGCCGCCGTCGAAGAGTTACACCCACAGAGCCGTCCTCGCCGCGGGTTACAGCGACGAGGCGGTCGTCCGCGACGCGCTCGTCAGCGCCGACACCAAGGCGACCATGCGCGCGGTCGAGGCGTTCGGCGGGTCGGTCGACTGCGACGGCCAGACGGTCGAGGTCGCCGGCTTCGGCGGCCGCCCGGGCACGCCCGACGACGTGGTCAACTGCGAGAACTCGGGGACGACGATGCGCCTCGTCACCGGCTGTGCCGCCCTCGGAGAGGGCCTGACGGTCCTCACGGGCGACGCGTCGCTCCGGTCGCGGCCCCACGGCCCGCTTCTCGACGCCGTCTTCGACCTCGACGGCCGCGCCGAGAGCACGCGCCGCAACGGGCAGGCCCCGCTCGTCGTCGGCGACGGCATGACCGGCGGCACGGTCGAGATTCCCGGCGACGTGTCCTCGCAGTTCATCACGGCGCTCCTCATGGCCGGCGCGGTCACGGAGGAGGGCATCGACGTGGAACTCACGACGGAACTCAAATCCTCGCCGTACGTCGATATCACGCTCGAACTCCTCGCCGACTTCGGCGTGGAAGCGACCCGGACCGACGCCGGCTTTTCGGTCCCCGGCGGCCAGTCGTACGCCCCCGAGGGCGGCGCGTACAGCGTCCCCGGCGACTTCTCGTCTCTCTCCTATCTGCTCGCGGCCGGCGCGGTCGCCGGCGCGGAGGGCGAAGACGTTGTCATCGAGGGCGCGCGGCCGTCCGCGCAGGGCGACAGCGCCATCGTCGACATCGTCCGCGACATGGGCGCGACGGTGGACTGGGACGAGGACGCCGGCGAACTGGTGGTCTCCGCGGCCGACCTCACGGGGACGACCGTGGACGTGGGCGACACGCCCGACCTGCTGCCGACCATCGCGGTCCTCGGCGCTATCGCCGACGGCGACACGGTCATCGAGAACTGCGAGCACGTCCGGTTCAAGGAGACCGACCGCGTGAGCGCGATGGCGGAGGAACTCGCTGAGATGGGCGCGAACGTCACCGAACAGCGGGACCGCCTCACGATTCACGGCGGGGAGACCGACCTCGTCGGCGCGGCGGTCGACGGCCGCGGCGACCACCGCATCGTCATGTCGCTGGCCGTCGCCGGCCTCGTCGCGGACGGCGAGACGACGATTGCGGGCAGCGAACATGTCGACGTGTCGTTCCCGAACTTCTTCGAGGCGATGCGCGACCTCGGAGCCGAGATGACCGAGCACTGA
- a CDS encoding helicase HerA domain-containing protein: protein MTDSDTETISVAEISDGPGGEGTEEPGTTVDLPVVDILTGRGFVTGKSGSGKSNTASVIIENLLSANFPVLIVDTDGEYYGLKQEFELLHAGADDECDIQVSPEHAERLATLALEQNVPIILDVSGYLDDAASDELVTEVAKHLFAKEKKLKKPFLMLIEECHEYIPEKGGMDEAGKMLIKIGKRGRKHGLGVVGISQRPADVKKDFITQCDWLVWHRLTWRNDTKVVGRILGSEYADAIEDMGNGEGFLVTDWSESIRRVQFHKKETFDAGATPGLDDFERPDLKSVDGDLVSDLKEISDEKARQESRIADLRQEIDKKDARIRQLERELEEARDLSRMADQFAQAMFQKAEAPYRGGDGRNLNRPADKQAALGEYDGSADGDVADAAADAGSGDDGAADADAPPRQLEAPSGPPWPTHGLLSERDEAAADGTGGPSGAGAASEAAPSAGDESWLADAEMGDFQPAELHPAPGAESRRDVVDRMTAIIDALGDAHHGMLAHYRERGVSDPLAAHVAAGETGDQHLAYGRNRSLRRAGFIRHAGRGKYEYALPDLVSDEYADLLGDDELRETVAAIEASFVEEEADGE from the coding sequence ATGACGGATTCGGACACGGAAACCATCTCAGTCGCCGAGATCAGCGACGGTCCAGGGGGAGAGGGAACCGAAGAACCGGGGACGACGGTCGACCTGCCTGTGGTCGACATCCTCACCGGCCGGGGGTTCGTCACGGGCAAGTCGGGGTCGGGCAAGTCGAACACGGCGTCGGTCATCATCGAGAACCTGCTGTCGGCGAACTTCCCGGTGCTCATCGTCGACACCGACGGCGAGTACTACGGCCTCAAACAGGAGTTCGAACTGCTCCACGCCGGGGCCGACGACGAGTGCGATATCCAGGTGAGTCCCGAACACGCCGAGCGACTCGCCACGCTCGCGCTCGAACAGAACGTGCCCATCATCCTCGACGTGTCCGGCTACCTCGACGACGCGGCCTCCGACGAACTGGTGACGGAGGTCGCAAAACACCTCTTCGCGAAGGAAAAGAAGCTCAAGAAACCGTTTTTGATGCTCATCGAGGAGTGCCACGAGTACATCCCCGAGAAGGGCGGGATGGACGAGGCGGGCAAGATGCTCATCAAAATCGGAAAGCGCGGCCGCAAACACGGCCTCGGCGTCGTCGGCATCTCCCAGCGCCCCGCCGACGTGAAAAAGGACTTCATCACCCAGTGCGACTGGCTCGTCTGGCACCGCCTCACGTGGCGCAACGACACCAAGGTCGTCGGGCGCATCCTCGGCTCGGAGTACGCCGACGCCATCGAGGACATGGGTAACGGCGAGGGCTTCCTCGTCACCGACTGGTCCGAGTCGATTCGGCGCGTGCAGTTCCACAAGAAAGAGACGTTCGACGCGGGCGCGACCCCCGGCCTCGACGACTTCGAGCGCCCCGACCTGAAGTCCGTCGACGGCGACCTCGTGTCGGACCTCAAGGAGATTTCCGACGAGAAGGCGAGACAGGAGAGCCGCATCGCAGACCTCAGACAGGAAATCGACAAGAAGGACGCGCGGATTCGACAGCTCGAACGGGAGTTAGAGGAGGCGCGGGACCTCTCGCGGATGGCCGACCAGTTCGCGCAGGCGATGTTCCAGAAGGCCGAAGCGCCCTACCGCGGCGGCGACGGTCGCAACCTCAACCGCCCCGCCGACAAGCAGGCCGCCCTCGGCGAGTACGACGGAAGTGCCGACGGCGACGTGGCGGACGCGGCTGCCGACGCCGGTTCCGGCGACGACGGGGCCGCAGACGCGGACGCGCCACCCCGACAACTCGAAGCGCCCTCCGGACCGCCGTGGCCGACTCACGGACTGCTCTCCGAGCGCGACGAGGCGGCGGCCGACGGCACGGGCGGGCCGAGCGGCGCGGGCGCGGCGAGCGAGGCGGCCCCATCGGCCGGCGACGAGTCGTGGCTGGCGGACGCCGAGATGGGCGACTTCCAACCGGCCGAACTCCATCCCGCGCCGGGCGCGGAGAGCCGCCGCGATGTCGTCGACCGCATGACGGCCATCATCGACGCGCTGGGCGACGCCCACCACGGGATGCTCGCGCACTACCGCGAGCGCGGCGTCTCCGACCCGTTGGCGGCCCACGTCGCCGCGGGCGAGACCGGCGACCAGCACCTCGCTTACGGACGAAACCGGTCGCTTCGTCGGGCGGGATTCATCAGACACGCCGGCCGCGGGAAATACGAGTACGCGCTGCCGGACCTCGTGAGCGACGAGTACGCGGACCTCTTGGGCGACGACGAACTTCGGGAGACGGTCGCGGCTATCGAGGCGTCGTTCGTCGAAGAAGAAGCCGACGGCGAGTAG
- a CDS encoding DUF6653 family protein, with translation MDSPPSTDPAASALDSDPAAASPSASGLRDRFEAAFWERHASPWSAGTRILVYPVLMYAVYRRDRRLFLAAVAFIAVNPVLFPRPARTDNYLSRIVLAERAWLDAGRGTMGLDYPNVLNLLNVPVTLYAVVSAIRRRPVGTLLGTLGVMVLKLWWVDAVVKETGVTGRGPDADSAE, from the coding sequence ATGGATTCACCGCCCTCCACCGACCCCGCCGCCTCCGCTCTCGACTCCGACCCCGCCGCCGCGTCTCCTTCCGCTTCCGGCCTCCGCGACCGCTTCGAAGCGGCGTTCTGGGAGCGCCACGCCAGCCCGTGGAGCGCCGGCACGCGCATCCTCGTCTACCCGGTGTTGATGTACGCCGTCTACCGCCGGGACCGCCGGCTCTTTCTCGCCGCCGTCGCCTTCATCGCAGTCAACCCGGTGTTGTTTCCGCGGCCCGCGCGCACCGACAACTACCTCAGCCGAATCGTCCTCGCAGAGCGCGCGTGGCTCGACGCCGGGCGGGGGACGATGGGGCTCGACTACCCGAACGTGCTCAACCTGCTCAACGTCCCGGTCACGCTCTACGCCGTCGTCTCGGCCATACGGCGCAGGCCGGTCGGCACGCTCCTCGGCACGCTCGGCGTGATGGTCCTCAAACTCTGGTGGGTCGACGCCGTCGTGAAGGAGACGGGCGTGACGGGCCGCGGCCCCGACGCCGACTCAGCGGAGTGA